From Pseudomonas poae, the proteins below share one genomic window:
- the betI gene encoding transcriptional regulator BetI — protein sequence MPKVGMQPIRRQQLIEATLTAIDQVGMGDASIALIARLAGVSNGIISHYFQDKNGLIAATMRYLMNVLIENVHERRLALTDDSPRAHLQVIIEGNFDASQVNGPAMKTWLAFWATSMHHPSLHRLQRINDQRLYSNLCCQFRRVLPLPHARKAARGLAALIDGLWLRGALSGDAFDTKQAQRIAYEYMDFQLAKQVS from the coding sequence ATGCCCAAGGTCGGTATGCAACCCATACGCCGCCAGCAGTTGATCGAAGCCACGCTAACGGCCATCGATCAGGTCGGAATGGGGGATGCCAGCATTGCGCTGATCGCTCGTTTGGCTGGCGTTTCGAACGGCATCATCAGTCACTACTTTCAGGACAAGAACGGCCTGATCGCCGCAACGATGCGGTACTTGATGAATGTGCTGATCGAGAACGTCCACGAACGCCGGCTGGCGCTTACGGACGACAGCCCACGGGCACATCTTCAGGTGATCATCGAGGGCAACTTCGACGCCAGCCAGGTCAACGGACCGGCAATGAAAACCTGGCTGGCCTTCTGGGCCACCAGCATGCATCACCCGTCATTGCACAGGTTGCAGCGGATCAACGATCAACGTCTGTATTCCAACCTGTGCTGCCAGTTCCGCCGAGTGCTACCGCTGCCGCACGCACGCAAAGCAGCCCGAGGCCTGGCGGCCCTGATCGACGGTTTATGGTTGCGCGGCGCTCTGTCGGGAGACGCTTTCGACACGAAGCAGGCGCAACGGATCGCTTACGAATACATGGATTTCCAATTGGCCAAGCAGGTGAGTTAG
- the mdtD gene encoding multidrug transporter subunit MdtD, producing MPNRAPLDAKTARWLPWVVAIAFFMQSLDGTILNTALPAMARDLAENPLRMQGVVIAYMLTVALLIPASGWVADRFGTKKIFFGAIMLFSIGSLLCALSSSLTMLVGARVIQGLGGALMLPVGRLVVLRAYPRSELVRIMGFITIPGLLGPLLGPTMGGWMVQYLTWHWIFLINLPVGMIGCYAVWKLIPDLRGSERTRFDSVGFVLFGAAMVLITIAMEGLGELHLPHLRVMLLLFGGLACLAAYWLRAGHIDNPLFSPVLFKTRTFAVGILGNLFARLGSGALPFLVPLLLQVALGYSPSEAGMSMLPLAAAAMFAKSIARPLIERLGYRIVLTGNTLALGIMLASMGLVSEHTPYPLLLCMLAILGAINSLQFTAMNTVTLIDLDDAQASSGNSLLSVVAQLSLSLGVACAGALLGGFTAEAGNDGVDSVLGAFQLTFLTVGIMAMLAAAIFLQLSPKDGKRVVSREHDIEH from the coding sequence ATGCCCAATCGTGCCCCCCTCGATGCCAAGACCGCCCGCTGGCTGCCCTGGGTGGTCGCGATTGCCTTCTTTATGCAGTCGCTGGATGGGACGATTCTCAACACGGCACTGCCGGCCATGGCCCGAGACCTGGCGGAAAACCCACTGCGCATGCAAGGGGTGGTGATCGCCTACATGCTCACCGTGGCCTTGCTGATCCCGGCGTCGGGCTGGGTCGCTGACCGCTTCGGCACCAAAAAAATCTTCTTCGGCGCGATCATGCTGTTCAGCATCGGCTCCTTGCTGTGTGCCTTGTCCAGCAGCCTCACGATGCTGGTCGGCGCACGGGTGATCCAGGGCCTGGGCGGTGCGCTGATGCTGCCGGTCGGCCGGCTCGTGGTACTGCGCGCCTACCCCCGCTCCGAACTGGTGCGGATCATGGGTTTTATCACCATCCCCGGGCTGCTCGGCCCGTTGCTCGGCCCGACCATGGGCGGCTGGATGGTGCAATACCTGACCTGGCACTGGATCTTCCTGATCAACCTGCCCGTGGGCATGATCGGCTGCTACGCCGTGTGGAAACTGATTCCCGACCTGCGCGGCAGCGAGCGGACGCGGTTTGACAGTGTGGGGTTTGTGCTGTTCGGCGCGGCGATGGTGCTGATCACCATCGCCATGGAGGGCCTGGGCGAACTGCACCTGCCGCACCTGCGGGTGATGTTGCTGCTGTTCGGTGGGCTGGCGTGCCTGGCGGCGTACTGGCTGCGTGCCGGGCATATCGATAACCCGCTGTTTTCGCCGGTGCTGTTCAAGACCCGCACCTTTGCGGTGGGCATCCTCGGCAACCTGTTTGCGCGCCTGGGCAGTGGCGCGCTGCCGTTTCTGGTGCCGCTGCTGCTGCAGGTGGCGCTGGGTTATTCACCCTCGGAAGCCGGCATGAGCATGCTGCCCCTGGCGGCGGCGGCGATGTTTGCCAAGTCCATTGCACGGCCACTGATCGAACGCCTGGGCTACCGCATTGTGCTGACCGGCAACACCCTGGCGCTGGGCATCATGCTGGCCAGTATGGGCTTGGTCAGCGAGCACACGCCCTACCCGCTGCTGCTGTGCATGCTGGCGATCCTGGGGGCGATCAACTCGCTGCAATTTACCGCGATGAACACCGTCACCCTGATTGACCTCGACGACGCCCAGGCCAGCAGCGGCAACAGTCTGCTCTCGGTGGTGGCGCAATTGTCCCTGAGCCTGGGGGTGGCCTGCGCCGGTGCACTGCTGGGCGGGTTCACCGCTGAGGCGGGCAATGACGGGGTGGACAGCGTGCTCGGCGCCTTCCAGCTGACCTTCCTCACCGTGGGCATCATGGCGATGCTGGCGGCGGCGATCTTCCTGCAATTGTCGCCAAAAGACGGCAAACGCGTGGTCAGTCGTGAGCACGACATTGAGCATTGA
- a CDS encoding NAD(P)/FAD-dependent oxidoreductase: MRSTEVVIIGAGAAGLMCALTAAGRGRKVMLIDHANKAGKKILMSGGGRCNFTNMYTEPANFLSHNAHFCKSALARYTQWDFIGLVAKHGVPYHEKKLGQLFCDNKSSDILGMLLDECIQTGVSLHLDTSIEEIAKVDGGYQLQTTLGELRCESLVIATGGLSIPTLGATGFGYQVAKQFGHELLPTRAGLVPFTITDQLKEVCGELSGTSVDCLVSCNNQSFRENILFTHRGLSGPAILQISSYWEPGDTLEINLLPDHDAHTWLQQQQVERPNSELKTLLGEIFTKKMANLLAETWFASKPMKQYTHAEVADIAQKLASWQLVPAGTEGYRTAEVTLGGVDTREVSSKTMESLKSPGLYFIGEVLDVTGHLGGFNFQWAWASGYAAAQYA; the protein is encoded by the coding sequence TTGCGCTCGACCGAAGTTGTGATCATTGGCGCCGGCGCCGCAGGCTTGATGTGCGCGCTGACCGCCGCTGGGCGGGGGCGCAAGGTGATGTTGATCGACCATGCGAACAAGGCCGGCAAAAAGATCCTGATGTCGGGCGGTGGCCGCTGCAATTTCACCAATATGTACACCGAGCCGGCCAACTTCCTCTCGCACAATGCGCACTTCTGCAAGTCGGCCCTGGCGCGCTATACCCAATGGGATTTTATCGGGCTGGTGGCCAAGCACGGCGTGCCGTACCACGAGAAGAAACTCGGCCAGCTGTTCTGCGATAACAAATCCAGCGACATCCTCGGCATGCTGCTGGACGAGTGCATCCAGACCGGCGTAAGCCTGCACCTGGACACCTCGATCGAGGAAATCGCCAAAGTCGACGGCGGCTATCAGTTGCAGACTACCCTGGGTGAACTGCGCTGCGAATCGCTGGTGATTGCCACCGGTGGCCTGTCAATTCCTACGCTCGGCGCTACCGGTTTTGGTTACCAGGTGGCCAAGCAGTTCGGCCATGAACTGCTGCCGACCCGCGCCGGGCTGGTGCCGTTCACCATCACCGACCAGCTCAAGGAAGTGTGTGGCGAGCTGTCCGGCACCTCGGTCGATTGCCTGGTCAGCTGCAACAACCAGAGCTTTCGCGAAAACATCCTGTTTACCCACCGTGGCCTCAGCGGCCCGGCGATTTTGCAGATTTCCTCATACTGGGAACCCGGCGACACGCTTGAAATCAACCTGCTGCCCGACCACGACGCGCACACCTGGCTGCAACAGCAACAGGTCGAACGCCCTAACAGCGAGTTGAAAACCCTGCTGGGCGAGATCTTCACCAAGAAGATGGCCAATCTGCTGGCGGAGACCTGGTTCGCGTCCAAGCCGATGAAGCAGTACACCCACGCCGAAGTGGCCGATATCGCGCAAAAACTGGCGAGCTGGCAACTGGTGCCGGCGGGCACCGAGGGTTACCGCACGGCGGAGGTGACATTGGGCGGGGTGGACACGCGGGAAGTGTCGTCCAAGACCATGGAATCGCTGAAAAGCCCTGGTTTGTACTTTATCGGCGAAGTGCTGGATGTGACCGGTCACCTCGGCGGGTTCAATTTCCAGTGGGCGTGGGCTTCCGGCTACGCGGCCGCGCAATACGCCTGA
- the betA gene encoding choline dehydrogenase, with protein sequence MSQEYDYIIVGAGSAGNTLATRLTEDEGVTVLLLEAGGPDYRLDFRTQMPAALAFPLQGRRYNWAYETDPEPHMDGRRMECGRGKGLGGSSLINGMCYIRGNAMDYDNWSKLPGLENWTYLDCLPYFRKAETRDIGPNDWHGGDGPVSVTTPKAGNNPLFHAMVEAGVQAGYPRTEDLNGYQQEGFGPMDRTVTPNGRRASTARGYLDTAKKRSTLTIVTHALTDKVLFEGKRAVGVRYLIGAAEERVEARARKEVLVCSGAIASPQLLQRSGVGPAKLLESLDIPVVHDLPGVGENLQDHLELYLQYACTQPVSLYPSLLWYNQPAIGAEWLFNGTGIGASNQFEAGGFIRSRPEFEWPNIQYHFLPVAINYNGSNGVKEHGFQAHMGSMRSPSRGRVQLKSKNPRDYPSILFNYMATEQDWQEFRDGIRLTREIMQQPALDQYRGREISPGIEVQTDEQLDKFIREHAETAFHPSCSCKMGTDEMAVVDGEGRVHGMQGLRVVDASIMPIITTGNLNAPTIMIAEKIADKIRGRQPLPRSTADYYVAGDAPVRGKPMREVGPTAQ encoded by the coding sequence ATGTCCCAAGAATACGATTACATCATTGTGGGTGCCGGCTCCGCCGGTAACACCCTGGCGACCCGTCTGACCGAAGACGAAGGCGTCACCGTTTTGCTGCTGGAAGCCGGTGGCCCGGACTACCGCCTCGACTTCCGTACCCAAATGCCGGCCGCCCTGGCGTTCCCGCTGCAAGGCCGCCGCTACAACTGGGCCTACGAAACCGACCCTGAGCCACACATGGACGGCCGCCGGATGGAATGCGGTCGCGGCAAGGGCCTGGGCGGTTCCTCGCTGATCAACGGCATGTGCTACATCCGTGGCAACGCCATGGACTACGACAACTGGTCGAAACTACCGGGTCTGGAAAACTGGACCTACCTCGACTGCCTGCCGTATTTCCGCAAGGCCGAAACCCGTGACATCGGCCCGAACGATTGGCACGGCGGCGATGGCCCGGTCAGCGTGACCACGCCAAAAGCCGGCAACAACCCGCTGTTCCACGCCATGGTTGAAGCCGGCGTACAGGCCGGTTACCCGCGCACCGAAGACTTGAACGGCTACCAGCAGGAAGGCTTTGGCCCGATGGACCGTACCGTCACGCCGAACGGCCGTCGCGCCAGCACCGCACGCGGTTATCTGGACACCGCTAAAAAGCGTTCGACCCTGACCATCGTCACCCACGCCCTTACCGACAAAGTGTTGTTCGAAGGCAAGCGTGCGGTTGGCGTGCGTTACCTGATCGGCGCCGCCGAAGAGCGCGTTGAAGCCCGCGCCCGTAAGGAAGTCCTGGTGTGCAGCGGCGCCATCGCATCGCCGCAGCTGCTGCAACGCTCCGGTGTGGGCCCGGCCAAACTGCTGGAAAGCCTCGACATCCCGGTGGTCCACGACCTGCCGGGCGTCGGCGAAAACCTGCAGGACCACCTCGAGCTGTACCTGCAATACGCCTGCACCCAACCGGTGTCGCTGTACCCGTCGCTGCTCTGGTACAACCAGCCGGCGATCGGTGCCGAGTGGCTGTTCAACGGTACCGGTATCGGCGCCAGCAACCAGTTCGAAGCCGGCGGTTTTATCCGTTCGCGCCCGGAATTCGAATGGCCGAACATCCAGTACCACTTCCTGCCAGTGGCGATTAACTACAACGGCAGCAATGGTGTGAAAGAGCACGGTTTCCAGGCACACATGGGCTCCATGCGTTCGCCAAGCCGTGGCCGCGTGCAACTGAAGTCGAAGAACCCACGGGACTACCCGAGCATCCTCTTCAACTACATGGCCACCGAGCAGGACTGGCAGGAATTTCGCGACGGCATCCGCCTGACCCGTGAAATCATGCAGCAGCCGGCGCTGGATCAATACCGTGGCCGCGAAATCAGCCCAGGTATTGAAGTGCAAACCGATGAGCAACTCGACAAGTTTATCCGCGAACACGCCGAAACCGCGTTCCACCCGTCGTGCTCCTGCAAAATGGGCACCGACGAGATGGCCGTCGTGGATGGCGAAGGCCGCGTGCATGGCATGCAGGGTCTGCGTGTGGTGGATGCGTCGATCATGCCGATCATCACCACCGGCAACCTGAACGCGCCGACGATCATGATCGCCGAGAAAATCGCCGACAAGATCCGTGGCCGCCAGCCGCTGCCACGCAGCACCGCCGACTACTACGTGGCAGGCGATGCGCCGGTGCGTGGCAAGCCGATGCGTGAAGTGGGCCCGACCGCGCAATAA
- the dbpA gene encoding ATP-dependent RNA helicase DbpA, which translates to MLANLDSLGYVEMTQIQAQSLPVILKGLDLIAQAKTGSGKTAAFGIGLLNPINPRYFGCQALVMCPTRELADQVAKEIRRLARAEDNIKVLTLCGGVSLGPQIASLEHGAHVIVGTPGRIQQHLRKGSLVLDGLNTLILDEADRMLDMGFYDAIEDIISKTPARRQTLLFSATYPVSIKQLASKFMRAPQQVKAEAFHSDDQIEQRFYEISPEERMDAVTKVLAHFRPASCVAFCFTKQQVQETVDHLTAKGISAVGLHGDLEQRDRDQVLAMFANRSTSVLVATDVAARGLDIDSLDMVINVELARDSEIHIHRVGRTGRAGETGIAISLVAPSEAHRAQAIEQLQKSPLNWDQLDNLKPQSGGPLLPQMSTLCIAAGRKDKVRPGDILGALTGEAGIPGAQVGKIAIFDFQAFVAVERGIAKQALQRLNDGKIKGRSLRVRIL; encoded by the coding sequence ATGCTGGCTAACCTCGACTCGCTGGGTTATGTCGAGATGACGCAGATCCAGGCGCAAAGCTTGCCGGTGATCCTCAAGGGGCTGGACCTGATTGCCCAGGCCAAGACCGGCAGCGGCAAGACCGCCGCCTTCGGCATCGGCCTGCTGAACCCGATCAACCCGCGCTATTTCGGCTGCCAGGCCCTGGTCATGTGCCCGACCCGCGAGCTGGCCGACCAGGTGGCCAAGGAAATCCGCCGCCTGGCCCGCGCCGAAGACAACATCAAGGTGCTGACCCTGTGCGGCGGCGTGTCCCTGGGCCCGCAGATCGCCTCGCTGGAGCATGGCGCCCACGTCATCGTCGGCACCCCGGGCCGCATCCAGCAGCACCTGCGCAAAGGTTCGCTGGTGCTGGACGGCTTGAACACGCTGATCCTCGATGAAGCCGACCGCATGCTCGACATGGGTTTCTACGACGCCATCGAAGACATCATCAGCAAGACCCCGGCCCGTCGCCAGACCCTGCTGTTCTCGGCCACCTACCCGGTGAGCATCAAGCAGCTGGCGTCCAAGTTCATGCGTGCGCCGCAGCAAGTGAAGGCCGAAGCCTTCCACTCCGACGACCAGATCGAGCAGCGTTTCTACGAGATTTCCCCGGAAGAGCGCATGGACGCGGTGACCAAGGTCCTGGCGCACTTCCGTCCGGCTTCCTGCGTGGCCTTCTGCTTTACCAAGCAGCAAGTGCAGGAAACCGTGGATCACCTGACTGCCAAGGGCATTTCCGCGGTTGGCCTGCATGGCGACCTGGAACAACGCGACCGTGACCAGGTGCTGGCGATGTTCGCCAACCGTAGCACCTCCGTACTGGTGGCCACCGACGTCGCCGCCCGTGGCCTGGACATTGACTCGCTGGACATGGTGATCAACGTCGAACTGGCCCGCGATTCGGAAATCCACATCCACCGTGTAGGCCGTACCGGCCGTGCCGGTGAGACCGGTATCGCGATCAGCCTGGTGGCACCGTCCGAAGCGCATCGCGCCCAGGCCATCGAGCAACTGCAGAAGTCGCCGCTGAACTGGGACCAACTGGACAACCTCAAGCCGCAAAGCGGTGGCCCGTTGTTGCCGCAGATGAGCACCCTGTGCATCGCCGCCGGCCGTAAAGACAAGGTTCGCCCGGGCGACATCCTCGGCGCGTTGACCGGTGAAGCCGGCATCCCGGGTGCCCAGGTCGGCAAGATCGCGATCTTCGACTTCCAGGCCTTCGTGGCCGTGGAACGCGGCATCGCCAAGCAGGCGTTGCAGCGTTTGAACGACGGCAAGATCAAAGGCCGTTCGTTGCGCGTGCGGATCCTGTAA
- the betB gene encoding betaine-aldehyde dehydrogenase: MARFDLQKLYIDGGYSDAGSDATFEAINPANGEVLAQVQRATKEDVERAVVSAEKGQKIWAAMTAMERSRILRRAVDILRERNDELAALETLDTGKAFSETQYVDIVTGADVLEYYAGLVPAIEGEQIPLRDTSFVYTRREPLGVVAGIGAWNYPIQIALWKSAPALAAGNAMIFKPSEVTSLTTLKLAEIYTEAGVPAGVFNVLTGSGREVGTWLTEHPRIEKVSFTGGTDTGKKVMASASSSSLKEVTMELGGKSPLIVFEDADLDRAADIAMMANFYSSGQVCTNGTRVFVPKHLQAAFEAKIVERVARIRVGNPQDENTNFGPLVSFAHMESVLGYIAQGKEQGARVLCGGDRLTDGEFAKGAYVAPTVFTDCTDEMTIVREEIFGPVMSILTYETEEEVIRRANDTDFGLAAGLVTKDLNRAHRVIHQLEAGICWINAWGESDAKMPVGGYKQSGVGRENGISSLNNFTRIKSVQVELGDYASVF, translated from the coding sequence ATGGCCCGTTTCGACCTGCAAAAACTCTACATTGACGGCGGCTACAGCGACGCTGGCAGCGATGCCACCTTCGAAGCCATCAACCCGGCTAACGGTGAAGTTCTCGCCCAAGTGCAACGCGCTACCAAGGAAGACGTTGAACGTGCCGTGGTCAGCGCTGAAAAAGGCCAGAAAATCTGGGCCGCGATGACCGCCATGGAGCGTTCGCGCATCCTGCGTCGTGCCGTCGACATCCTGCGCGAACGCAACGATGAACTGGCCGCCCTGGAAACCCTGGACACCGGTAAAGCATTCTCCGAAACCCAATACGTCGACATCGTCACCGGCGCCGACGTGCTGGAATACTACGCAGGCCTGGTGCCGGCCATCGAAGGCGAGCAGATCCCGTTGCGCGACACTTCGTTCGTCTACACCCGCCGCGAGCCGCTGGGCGTGGTGGCCGGTATCGGCGCGTGGAACTACCCGATCCAGATCGCCCTGTGGAAATCCGCTCCGGCCCTGGCTGCCGGTAACGCGATGATCTTCAAGCCGAGCGAAGTGACCTCGCTGACCACCCTGAAACTGGCCGAGATCTACACCGAAGCCGGCGTTCCAGCAGGTGTGTTCAACGTACTGACCGGCAGCGGTCGTGAGGTCGGCACCTGGCTGACCGAGCACCCGCGCATCGAGAAAGTCTCGTTCACCGGCGGCACCGACACCGGCAAAAAAGTCATGGCCAGCGCTTCCAGCTCGTCGCTCAAAGAAGTGACCATGGAACTGGGCGGCAAGTCGCCGCTGATCGTGTTCGAAGACGCCGACCTGGATCGCGCCGCCGACATCGCGATGATGGCCAACTTCTACAGCTCCGGCCAGGTCTGCACCAACGGCACTCGCGTGTTCGTGCCCAAGCACCTGCAAGCGGCTTTCGAAGCCAAGATCGTTGAGCGTGTTGCGCGCATTCGCGTCGGCAACCCGCAGGATGAGAACACCAACTTCGGCCCGCTGGTCAGCTTCGCCCACATGGAAAGCGTGCTCGGCTACATCGCCCAAGGCAAAGAACAAGGCGCCCGCGTGCTGTGCGGCGGCGACCGTCTGACCGATGGCGAATTCGCCAAAGGCGCCTACGTGGCTCCGACCGTGTTCACCGATTGCACCGACGAGATGACCATCGTCCGTGAAGAAATCTTCGGCCCGGTGATGAGCATCCTCACTTACGAGACCGAGGAAGAAGTGATCCGCCGCGCCAACGACACCGACTTCGGCCTGGCTGCCGGCCTTGTGACCAAAGACCTGAACCGCGCCCACCGCGTGATTCATCAGTTGGAAGCGGGTATCTGCTGGATCAACGCCTGGGGCGAGTCCGACGCCAAGATGCCAGTTGGCGGCTACAAGCAATCCGGTGTGGGCCGTGAGAACGGCATCAGCTCGCTGAACAACTTCACCCGCATCAAATCGGTACAGGTTGAGCTGGGCGATTACGCCTCAGTGTTCTAA
- a CDS encoding TldD/PmbA family protein — translation MQNFKALVEWLKQAITDKEQFHLGYADESSEFVRLNHAKVRQAGQVQQASLTLKLINDGRHADLGITLAGEPELDRQRLADGLQQLRETLPLLPHDPYLLLNHNAWQSHNEQARPLPELAQVLEEISQAAEGVDLVGFYAAGPISRGFASSNGAFGWHQANSFNFDFSLFHANGEAVKASYAGDEWNSVEFARRFQLAREQLEFLGRPLHTLAPGEYRAYLAPAALEEIISIITWGGFSAQAIASKGSALQRLYAGEQHLSPLVTVKEQISGSLSQAFSSEGYPRNDVTLINAGTACGQLVNSRSAAEYGLSANGASSDESPSALQMAAGELAQADILKQLGTGLYISNLWYLNYSDLPAARLTGMTRFATFWVEDGVIKAPVSTMRFDDSVYQLLGSQLEALTADRELLLSASTYGQRNTASNLLPGALVKRLTLTL, via the coding sequence ATGCAGAATTTCAAGGCATTGGTGGAGTGGCTCAAGCAGGCCATCACCGACAAGGAACAATTTCACCTCGGCTACGCGGACGAGTCCTCCGAATTCGTACGCTTGAACCACGCCAAGGTGCGCCAGGCCGGCCAGGTGCAGCAGGCCAGCCTCACCCTGAAGCTGATCAACGACGGGCGCCATGCCGACCTCGGCATCACCCTCGCCGGTGAGCCCGAGCTGGACCGCCAGCGCCTCGCCGACGGCTTGCAGCAACTGCGCGAAACCTTGCCGCTGCTGCCCCATGACCCGTACCTGTTGCTTAACCACAACGCCTGGCAAAGCCACAACGAACAGGCTCGACCGCTGCCCGAACTGGCCCAGGTACTCGAGGAAATCAGCCAGGCGGCAGAGGGTGTCGACCTGGTCGGTTTCTATGCCGCAGGCCCTATCAGCCGTGGCTTTGCCAGCTCGAACGGGGCGTTCGGCTGGCATCAGGCCAACAGCTTCAACTTCGATTTCAGCCTGTTCCACGCCAATGGCGAGGCGGTGAAAGCCAGCTACGCCGGTGATGAATGGAACAGCGTCGAGTTCGCCCGCCGCTTCCAGCTGGCCCGCGAACAGTTGGAATTCCTCGGCCGCCCATTGCACACACTGGCGCCCGGGGAATACCGCGCCTACCTGGCACCGGCCGCGCTGGAAGAGATCATCAGCATCATCACCTGGGGTGGGTTTTCCGCCCAGGCCATCGCCAGCAAAGGCAGCGCCTTGCAGCGGCTGTACGCCGGTGAGCAGCACCTCAGCCCGCTGGTGACGGTGAAAGAACAGATCAGCGGTTCCCTGAGCCAGGCGTTCTCCAGCGAAGGCTACCCGCGCAACGATGTGACGCTGATCAATGCCGGCACTGCCTGCGGCCAACTGGTGAATTCGCGCAGCGCCGCCGAATATGGCCTAAGCGCCAACGGCGCCAGCAGCGACGAGTCCCCCAGCGCCTTGCAGATGGCGGCGGGCGAGCTGGCCCAGGCCGATATCCTCAAGCAACTGGGCACCGGGCTCTACATCAGTAACCTGTGGTACCTGAACTACTCCGACCTGCCCGCAGCGCGGCTGACCGGCATGACGCGCTTCGCCACGTTCTGGGTGGAAGACGGCGTGATCAAGGCACCGGTCAGCACCATGCGCTTCGATGACAGCGTCTACCAACTGCTGGGTTCGCAGCTGGAAGCACTGACCGCTGATCGGGAACTGCTGCTGTCGGCCAGCACGTACGGCCAGCGCAACACCGCGTCCAATCTGCTGCCGGGCGCCCTGGTAAAACGCCTTACCCTCACCTTATAA
- a CDS encoding TldD/PmbA family protein, translating to MFDYHATLKKQFSALRTTADFFSLRYLRESGQYLSVRKNVAEPPHLNHDEGAMLTVRVNGVEAYAATHDISLRGLQAALERAEQQARLIKPHALLDLRDQQVSSDVADYLSPNLEQTFPSLSDCYQLLGDESAAVPQDERLVNWEVSLGLTHVEQIYLNSAGAELRQAQRFVFPGVNVTAYDGNDSQSRTLGGSNFGQQGGFDVINRFGLVGAAPRIADEALQLLLAPNTPQGTRDLLLMPDQMILQIHESIGHPLELDRILGDERNYAGTSFVKAEDFGHLQYGSKLLNVTFDPDIPEQLASYSHDDDGTHASKQFLIREGLLLKPLGGALSQFRSGMSGVANSRASSWNRPPIDRMANLNIEAGDQSLAQLIGGIENGILMSTNRSWSIDDARNKFQFGCEWGQLIENGELKGVVKNPNYRAISAQFWRNLSAVGDASTFKVLGTPNCGKGEPNQVIRVGHASPACVFSNVDVFGGDA from the coding sequence ATGTTCGACTACCACGCCACACTCAAGAAACAGTTCAGTGCCCTGCGCACCACCGCCGATTTCTTCTCCCTGCGTTACCTGCGCGAATCCGGCCAGTACCTGTCGGTGCGCAAAAACGTCGCCGAACCGCCACACCTGAACCACGACGAAGGCGCGATGCTCACCGTGCGTGTCAACGGCGTGGAAGCCTACGCCGCGACCCACGATATTTCCCTGCGCGGCCTGCAAGCCGCACTCGAGCGTGCCGAACAGCAAGCGCGCCTGATCAAGCCCCATGCCTTGCTCGACCTGCGCGATCAACAGGTGTCCAGCGACGTCGCCGACTACCTGTCCCCCAACCTTGAGCAAACCTTTCCGTCCTTGAGCGACTGCTACCAATTGCTCGGCGACGAATCAGCCGCCGTGCCCCAGGACGAGCGCCTGGTGAACTGGGAAGTCAGCCTCGGCCTGACACACGTGGAACAGATCTACCTCAACAGTGCCGGCGCCGAATTGCGCCAGGCCCAGCGCTTTGTGTTCCCCGGCGTGAATGTCACGGCCTACGACGGCAACGACAGCCAATCGCGTACCCTGGGCGGCAGCAACTTCGGCCAGCAAGGCGGGTTTGACGTGATCAACCGCTTCGGCCTGGTCGGCGCCGCGCCGCGCATCGCTGACGAAGCCCTGCAACTGCTGCTCGCACCGAACACCCCCCAGGGCACACGTGACCTGCTGCTGATGCCCGATCAGATGATCCTGCAGATCCACGAATCCATCGGCCACCCGCTGGAGCTGGATCGCATCCTGGGCGATGAGCGCAATTACGCCGGCACCAGCTTCGTCAAGGCCGAGGACTTCGGCCACCTGCAATATGGCTCCAAACTGCTCAATGTGACGTTCGACCCGGACATCCCCGAACAACTCGCCAGCTACAGCCATGACGACGATGGCACCCACGCCAGCAAGCAGTTCCTGATCCGCGAGGGGCTGCTGCTCAAGCCTTTGGGCGGTGCGTTGTCGCAATTTCGCTCGGGCATGAGCGGGGTGGCCAACAGCCGCGCCAGCAGTTGGAACCGCCCACCGATCGACCGCATGGCCAACCTGAATATCGAGGCCGGCGACCAGAGCCTGGCGCAACTGATTGGCGGTATCGAAAACGGCATCCTGATGTCGACCAACCGTTCGTGGTCCATTGACGATGCGCGTAATAAATTCCAGTTCGGCTGCGAATGGGGCCAACTGATTGAAAACGGTGAGCTGAAGGGCGTGGTGAAAAACCCCAACTACCGGGCGATTTCCGCGCAGTTCTGGCGCAACCTCAGCGCGGTGGGCGACGCCAGCACCTTCAAGGTACTGGGCACGCCGAACTGCGGCAAAGGCGAACCCAACCAGGTGATCCGCGTAGGCCATGCATCGCCGGCCTGCGTATTCAGCAACGTTGACGTATTTGGGGGAGATGCCTGA